A single window of Rana temporaria chromosome 1, aRanTem1.1, whole genome shotgun sequence DNA harbors:
- the LOC120929523 gene encoding extensin-like codes for MLKLKWKSIRDAYARQLRAQREQRRSGSGACSVKEYVHAKELEFLRPVLDLGSTESCWDEAATAVVDIGDRESVASGDQAMATLEPEPQHSEASNSNATRPLAEQSPVSIAPIGPPRALRRRAPAPDPALDRMLDIMTNMSDRMNNRSYGQNVAKCLGELIDKVPPNLQAVVLSCTARYISTFIPPTEADDLSEPPPPYGPYANKRTEHVPAPPTTHFSPPPVTLWTGPQLSDQPPRPTPPPTSAHHPLTTTLSHLPPVPTPSTHTSLNPFPYTQPSSYHPHSPFPHLSTPPVTYTNLPPTTLSSYHPPPSTYPATTTTPTSHYPHRPRQSTFRNAPTRTPPPPQATPPSNWSGEDSTTSTWPPFAHALSVAMSPHGEEDSSPNLHQL; via the exons atGCTAAAGCTGAAATGGAAGAGCATACGGGACGCCTACGCTCGCCAGCTGAGGGCACAGCGGGAGCAGCGGCGAAGTGGAAGTGGAGCATGTTCTGTAAAAGAATACGTTCACGCAAAGGAACTGGAGTTTCTGAGACCGGTGCTGGATTTGGGGAG TACTGAAAGCTGCTGGGACGAGGCTGCCACAGCTGTAGTAGACATTGGggacagagagagcgtggcaTCGGGGGATCAAGCGATGGCTACTCTGGAGCCGGAACCGCAGCACTCCGAGGCATCAAATTCGAATGCGACGAGACCACTTGCAGAGCAGTCCCCAGTTAGCATCGCGCCTATTGGACCTCCACGTGCTCTGCGTAGGAGGGCTCCTGCTCCGGATCCAGCCCTGGATCGTATGTTAGACATTATGACAAACATGTCTGACCGCATGAACAATAGATCATATGGCCAAAATGTAGCAAAATGTCTGGGGGAACTAATCGATAAAGTTCCCCCAAATCTGCAAGCGGTGGTGCTGTCCTGTACGGCTAGATACATCTCGACATTTATACCCCCGACAGAAGCTGACGATTTATCAGAACCACCACCACCCTATGGCCCATATGCCAATAAACGGACCGAGCATGTCCCAGCACCACCCACGACCCATTTCTCCCCACCACCCGTTACCCTTTGGACAGGACCACAGCTTTCCGACCAACCTCCTCGACCAACACCACCACCGACTTCTGCTCACCATCCTTTGACCACCACTCTATCTCATTTACCTCCTGTGCCAACACCTTCCACTCACACTTCTCTGAATCCTTTTCCTTATACACAACCTTCTTCTTACCACCCTCATTCTCCTTTTCCTCATCTCTCAACACCACCTGTCACATACACTAATCTGCCTCCTACAacactttcttcttaccacccacCACCTTCTACTTACCCTGCGACAACGACTACACCTACTTCACATTACCCACATCGACCGAGACAATCGACTTTCCGTAATGCCCCAACacgaacaccaccaccaccacaagcaaCACCACCTTCCAATTGGTCAGGGGAAGACAGCACCACCTCCACTTGGCCCCCTTTTGCCCACGCACTGTCGGTCGCCATGTCACCGCACGGGGAAGAGGACTCCTCCCCAAATTTACATCAATTGTAA